AACCATCCCGCCCCAGTCCATTCAACTTGGCACTCACGAAAACTGGCCCATCAATTCTACTTACGATCGGACTCGTCCAAAACCGCCTGTCTCGGGCCCGATCTGCAAATCATCTGCTTAAATCCTACGCTCTCCCCTCGCGCGCAATCCCCACGCCCACCTCTGCTCTCTCTCGCCTTCCTCcgctcatcctcctcctctgctccgctcgaTCCGATCCATCCAACCCACGGGCCACAGCTCTGCGCTCTCGCCTTCGCCTTCACCGCATCCACCTCTCCCCTTTCCTCGATCCAAATCGGCTCTGATCCCCATGGTGAtgccgccgcgctcctcctcgtccgGCATGCAGAGCATCCGCCGCGAGCTCCAGCGAAGGAGGCCCAAGCCCTTGGCGCCCAGGAGATCGGCCGCCAGCAAGCcgtccccgccaccgccgctggagGGTGCACGCTGCAAGTGCCGGGAGCCACGCCCTCTTCCACCACGACACGAGGATCCGTCGTCCGCCGCCTCAAAGTCCCCACCACGCTCCGTCGGCACCCACGCGCCGCGACCGCCGTGGCCTCGGCCTCACCCTTCGCCGCGCCCCACTGCCATCTctccctccacgccgccgccgccgcctcctcctccgccccgaTCCGCCTCATCCTCGATCGGGTCCGCGAGCCCGTCCACCCTCGGCACCGACGACCACATCAGACCCGGCACTGAGGTTGGTGTCCGCACGAGGACCACGACGCTGAAGACTGGGGAGGCTCTCGTGTTGTGGCTCAGAGGGATGATCGTGTCGCCCGTCCATGGAGGCTACGAGGTCGTCTACGACGGCAATTGGCCGCCCGGTGACCCCTACGGCACCGTCCACGTCCCGCCCCAACACGTCAGGATGATCaagccctcgccgtcgccgacgaatccgccgccgtccctgccTCCGTACAGGTACAGCGCCCCTAGCTCGTCCGCCTCCGACGCCACCACCACTGCGGCCGCCGCACGGAAGAAGGAGATGCGGCCAGCGCCGAGGCCGACTACCGAGGGGAAGAGCCTGCACCTCATCCGCAGCCTCTTGCCGGAGATGGAGAACCAGGCCCGGGCTCCAGGATACTACTAGCTGCTACTCGATTCCGCCGGATCCGTTGCTTGTTCGTTCATGAACAGTCTCTGTTTTTGTCTGATAGTTCATGAATTGTCTCGAGTCTCAGGCTATCCTATGTGATTGGGAGAACAAATTGTCAGCATGGTTTGTGTAAATCCTGTTAACTTCTAATGATTTATTTGTATGTTCGAATGACTACTTGTAAACGTTCTGGCAGAGATTATTAACCAGTTGATTTGTTTGAGCGTTTCCCATGTTCTTATTGCTTCCCCgttatctgaattctgaaacatGTGATTAGGCAGTTGGAGGTGCTGGTAGGGATTTATCATGAGTTGATCTGCTGGTATTCTTGATCTGTAAATTGCTGCATTAGTCACTACTTTTAAGCATATTACTGTAAATTGCTATCTCCGTTTTTTACTGATGCTAGCTTTTGATTAAATAAGTCAAGAGTCGTGCTGTTCGCTGTTGCTGCAGTCAGGAATCAGTCATTTTGTCAGTTTGCAGAAAGTATGTGAAATTATTCAGTCACTCATCTCTGAAATATTCctgttatttgatcaaagatttgAGCTCTTGGCTATTACCGAGAGAAAGAGCTGGTCAGTGGCTCACTGCTGTTAAATTCTTGCCAGGTACTAAACCCCAACCAAATAAGCTGAAACAAGCACGGCGTAAATTTAAATTCTAGGTTCTTAAATTCATATAACTGCACCCCACTTTATCCCTCCCATTGCTAGGAGCCAACTGCCCTTTTTCCCTGTCTCAGCTGCAGGCCTGCAATGTGCACAGAGGGAGCTGACTGGTGGAGTTAGCCGGTTGCATGATGCATGTGGAATGGTTTAGTTTGGTTTTGAAACATGATGGTTTGAAATGATGTGGTGTGGGATAACATATATTAATAAAAATGATTTGGTGCAGTTATGGTCTAGGTCTTTGACCATTACCACCTGAAAAGCGAGTCCCTATGCAAAGACTCGTCCTTCGTTTTAAGacaaccaaattttttttcaagaaaacagataattttatttttttagaattacacagtacaacgtAGACGCCCACAACACGCACGCACGCTCACCTCTATGATGTATAATGCCGGTAAATCCTAGGATTAACTCTGGTGGATAGCGTCCCACTGGATCATCCTACCATTGGACTACAAAGCCAATTCGCACAAATAATTTTATTAGGAACTGGCAACGAGGCAAGAAACCAATTCATCGATGGGCCTGTTTACACATGCCTTAGTGAGCGACTCGCATATGGGCCTCTATGAAGAGAAGACCGGCCCGAATCAGCGAACGTATTATCTCCTCTCCTCTCGCTGCATTTCTATCGTCACAGGTTCAGCGCCACGCCTTGGCCCTCGCCTCGTCCCCCGCTCGTCGCCTCCTCCCCAGTCCCCAGCAATGGAGGGGCTGGCGCCCGCCGTCGCTCTGTTCCGCCCGCGCTCATCCACGCGCTTCCCCGTGCTCCTCGCTGCGGATTCCGGTGCCGCCCGCAGCAGCCCCGTTGCAGACGgtaattcgaattgccgcgaaTCGTGCGCTGTTTGGTTAACTACGAGCGCTCGTGTAGCTTGAACCATTGtgggtttttttttgggggttggatttttgAAAGGGAGGAGCCGGGTTTCGAGGCGCAGCCTTGAGGCGTCTCCGCCTGGAGCAGGTAAGTGGGGCGACAGAGTTGCCGCTTCTATTTGGTTGGTTAATTTGGACCGTCCGGCTTGTTTATTTCAGCCCGTGTAAGATTTTCTCCTTTTATTGGAAAAGGGAGGAGCGCGGTGCGGAAGCACGGCAGTACCGAGTCTGCGCCTCGCCGATCAGGTAAAAAGTGCTGACGACCACAGTGATTGTGTTGAGAATAAGGTTTGACTGCCTGATTGACCAATTAGCCAGTATTGCATGTCTGAAATGTGGCAGTAAAGAAAATGA
This portion of the Panicum virgatum strain AP13 chromosome 2N, P.virgatum_v5, whole genome shotgun sequence genome encodes:
- the LOC120662713 gene encoding proline-rich receptor-like protein kinase PERK9, which translates into the protein MVMPPRSSSSGMQSIRRELQRRRPKPLAPRRSAASKPSPPPPLEGARCKCREPRPLPPRHEDPSSAASKSPPRSVGTHAPRPPWPRPHPSPRPTAISPSTPPPPPPPPPRSASSSIGSASPSTLGTDDHIRPGTEVGVRTRTTTLKTGEALVLWLRGMIVSPVHGGYEVVYDGNWPPGDPYGTVHVPPQHVRMIKPSPSPTNPPPSLPPYRYSAPSSSASDATTTAAAARKKEMRPAPRPTTEGKSLHLIRSLLPEMENQARAPGYY